The sequence ATTTCGACCGCCCGACCCAGGCCGAGGTGCTGCAGCGCATGCTCGGCCTCCTGGCGCCGGGCGGGCTGCTGTTCCTCGGCCATTCCGAGACGCTGCACGGCTTCGACCTGCCGCTGCGGCCGGTCGGCACCACGGTCTACCAGCACGAGCCGGCGGGGCCGGCAGGGAGCGGGCACGATGGCGCGCCGGCTGAACGAGGGTAGCGAGGGGCGCCCCAACGCCTATTTCGACCACCGCTTCCACATGGAGGCGGTGAAGCTCTTGCCGGCGCAGTACTACGCCACCCCGCGCGACGTGATGATCGTGACGGTGCTCGGCTCCTGCGTCTCGGTCTGCCTGCGCGACCCGGTCGCCGGCGTCGGCGGCATGAACCACTTCATGTTGCCGGCCAGCCAGGACGACGGCCTCTTGAGCCAGTCGGCGCGCTACGGCGTGCACGCGATGGAACTGCTGGTGAACCAGCTGATGAAGCTCGGCGCCCGGCGCGAGCGCTTCGAGGCCAAGGTGTTCGGCGCCGGCAACGTGATCCCGGCCATGACCTCGCTGCGGGTGGGCCAGCGCAACGCCGACTTCGTGCTCGACTACCTGCGCACCGAGCGCATCGCGCTCTTGGCGCAGGACCTGCTCGACGACTACGCGCGCAAGCTGCACTACTTCCCGCACAGCGGCCGGGTGCTGATGCGGCGGCTGACCAAGTTCAACAACGACACGCTGATCGCGCGCGAAATCGCCTACTCGCGCCAGTTGCAGGATCAGCGGCCCGGCGGCGACGTGGACTTGTTCTAGCCCTGCGGGGCGCGGAACCGCGGCCCGCCGCGGGCGACAGACTGGAAAGAGGAGGAGCGGGGAAATGGGCAGGCAGGCCTTTCCGGATCGGCAGGGATGCGACTGCGTTCAGGCGGGTGCGGCATGAGCATCCGGGTGCTGATCGTCGACGATTCGGCCGCCTACCGCGGCCTGCTGACGCGGCTGCTGGCCCAGGCGCCGGGCATCGAGGTGGTCGGCGAGGCCGGCGACGCCGCCGAGGCGCGCGCGGCGATCAAGCGGCTGGCGCCCGACGTGCTGACGCTCGACATCGAGATGCCGGGCATGAACGGGCTCGATTTCCTCGAACGGCTGATGCGGCTGCATCCGCTGCCGGTGGTGATGGTGTCGGCGCTGGGCCGCCAGCAGGCCGAGGTGGCGCTGCAGGCGATCGCGCTCGGCGCCGTCGATTTCGTGATCAAGCCCGACCAGGCCGATGCGCGCGTGCTGTCCGAATTCGCCGAGCGGCTGGCGGCGCTGCTGCGCACCGCCGCCGGGGTCCGGCCACCGGTGCGGCCTGCCGTGCTGCCCGTCGCAGCCATTGCGCCGGCGAGCTGCCGCAGCGGCAGCCTGATCGCGATCGGCGCCTCGACCGGCGGCACCGAGGCGATCCGCGCCATCCTGGCTGCGCTGCCGGCCAAGGTGCCGCCGATCCTGATCGTGCAGCACCTGCCCGAGCGCTTCGTGGCGCCCTTCGCCGCGCGGCTGGACGACGGCAGCGCGCTGACGGTACGGCTGGCGCAGGATGGCGAGCCGCTGCGCGCGGGCCATGCCTACCTGTCGCCGGGCCGCCGCCACCTCGCCGTGGCGCAGCGCGGCGATCGCCTGGTCGCCAGCCTGGTCGACGCGCCCAAGGTGAATTTCCACCGCCCTCGGTCGACGTGCTGTTCGAATCGGTGGCCCGCGTCGCCGGGCCGCTCGGGGTGGCGCTGCTGCTGACCGGCATGGGCAAGGACGGCGCCGCCGGCCTGGCGCAGGTGCGCGCCGCCGGCGGCTACACGCTGGCGCAGGACGAGGCCAGCAGCGTGGTGTTCGGCATGCCGGCCGAGGCGATCCGGCTCGAGGCGGCCTGCGAGGTGGCCGAGCTCGGCGCGATGGCGGCCAGCGTGTGCCGGCGGCTGGCGGCGCTGGGCTAGCGTTTCCGGCCGATGTGCGGATGTCTGGCGGTGGAATGCCTGACCGCGGAGGACGCCGAGGACGCGGAGCAACTGCGAACCCCTCCGCGGCGGCATCCGTAGGAGCGGCTTCAGCCGCGAACGGTCGGGCCATCCACCCTCGCGGCAAGCTCCACGATTCGCGGCTGAAGCCGCTCCTGCGACAGCCATCCCGCAGTGCGCCCATCCTCCGCGGTGAAATGCCTTCCAACGGCGTTCAGAAATAGTCGCGCAGCCGATACCACGACATCCCCAGCACCTGCAGCAGCGCACCCACCGTCTCGCCGCCCGGGAACGGCGGGTTGCGCAGCGCGGTGAACAGCGCCAGGTGGGTCTCGTCGCCGCGGATCGCCTCGGCCAACACGCGGCCGGCCACGCAGGTCGGCACGATGCCGTGGCCGGAGAAGCCCTGTGCCCAGTACACCGGCCCGGCGCGGCCGAAGTCGGGCGTGCGCGGCAGCGTGATGTCGATGTGGCCGCCCCAGCAGTGCGCGATGCGCAGGTCGGCCAGCTGCGGGAAGACCTTGAGCATGTCGCGCCGCATGCCCTCGGCCAGGTTGCGCGGCGTGCGGCCGGTGTAGGTGCACTTGCCGCCGAACAGCAGCCGGCGGTCGGCCGAGAGGCGGAAGTAGTCGAGGATGAACTGGTTGTCGGTCACCGCACGGTTGCTCGGCAGCAGCGCCCGGGCGCGCTCGGCCGACAGTGGCTCGGTGGCGATGATGTAGGTGCCGACCGGCAGCACGCGCGCCTGCAGCGCCGGCGCCAGCCGGTCGACGTAGGCGTTGCAGGCCAGCACCAGCTTGTGCGCATGCAGGCGGCCCTGCGCGGTCTCCACTGTCACGCCGTCGGGCCGCTCGACGTAGCGCACGGCCTTCGAATCCTCGTAGATCCGCACGCCGAGCGACTCGGCCGCGTGCGCCAGGCCCAGCACGTACTTGAGCGGATGCAGGTGGCCGCCCTCGGGGTCGAGCAGCGCCGCCTGGTAACGGTCGGACTCGATATGGCCGCGCAGCTCGTCGCGGCCGATGAAGCGCAGCGCGTCGTAACCCCACTTGCGCGCGGCCTCCTCCTGCCAGTCGGTCAGCAGCTGCACCCGGCGCGGCAGCACCGAGGTCCACAGGTGGCCGCCGGCCAGGTCGCAGTCGATCGCCTGTTCGGCGATGCGGCGGCGGATCTCGGCTGCCGCCTCGCGCACCAGGCGCCACACCTCGCGCGCGCCGTCGAGGCCGAGCGCCGCCTCGAACGGCGGCATGTCGCAGGAGAAGCCGAGGATGATCTGGCCGCCGTTGCGGCCCGAGGCGCCCCAGCCGACGCGGCTGGATTCGACGATGGCGACCGAATGGCCGGCCTCGGCCAAGTTCAGCGCGGTGTAGAGCCCGGTGAAACCGGCGCCGACGATGGCCACGTCGACCTCGCGCTCGCCTTCGAGCGCCGGCCGGCGCTGCTGCGCCTCGCGGCTCGATGCGGCGTAGTAGCTGTCGGGATAGTCGCGGGCTTGTTCGAACACTGTGGCAGCTCCCTGTCGTGTGGCGGCCGATTATGGGCGAAGCGCGCGGGGCTGTCGTGGCGCGGCGGCAGCGGCGTCGCGGCTGGCCTACACTGTGCCGGTCTTCCCGCCCGAGCCCGCCATGACCCGCTTCGATCCCGCCCGTGAACCGCAACCCGATTTCGACGCCGTGCGCGCCCGCGTGGCGCGCGGCTACGACGGCCCGCTGCTGCTGGCCGACCGCGCCGTGCTGCGCGAGAAGGTGCGGCGCTTCAAGGCCGCCATGCCGCGCGTGCAGCCGCACTACGCGGTCAAGTGCAATCCCGATCCGGCCGTGCTGCGCATCCTGCGCGAGGAGGGCTGCGGCTTCGAGATCGCCTCGCCGGCCGAGCTGGCGCTGTGCCGCGAACTGGGCGTGCCGGCCGCCGAGCTGTACTTCAGCAACCCGATGCGGGCGCGCGCGGCGGTGATGGAGGCGGCCGCGGCCGGCGTGCGCTGGTACGTGGTCGATTCGGTCAGCGAGCTGCGCAAGGTGCACGAGGTCGCGCCGCAGGCGAGCTTCTACCTGCGGCTGCACACCTCGAACGAGGGCTCGGTGTCGCCGTTGTCGGAGAAATTCGGCGTGTTCGAGGAGGAGGTCGAAGCCATCGTCGACGAGGCGCTGCGGCTCGGCGCCGACCTGTGCGGCGCCACCTTCCACGCCGGCTCGCAATGCCTGAACCCGGCCAACTGGCGCAGCGGCATCGAGGCGGCGCTGGCGCTGTTCGAGACCTTGCGCGGCCGCGGCCTCGCGCCGCGGCTGCTGAACCTCGGCGGCGGCTTCCCGGTCGAGCACCGCGACCCGGTGCCCTCGATCGGCCACATCGGCGAGGTCATCAACGCCGCGCTGGCCGCGGTGCCCGATTCGATCCGGGTGATGGCGGAGCCGGGGCGCTTCCTGGTGTCGGATTCGGCCTACCTGGTCTGCCGCGTGATCGGCACCACGGTGCGGCGCGGCCAGCGCTGGGCCTATCTCGACGCCGGCGTGTTCAACGGCCTGCTGGAGACCACCACCGGCATCGACTACGACATGCGCAGCGACCGCCGCGGCGACATCGTGCCCTGGGTGGTGGCCGGCCCGACCTGCGATTCGATGGACATCTGCGCGCGCAGCCAGCCGCTGCCGGACGACCTGCGCGAAGGCGATTTCATCTACGTGCGCAACGCCGGCGCCTACAGCCAGGCCTGCGGCTCGACCTTCAACGGCTTCGCGCTGCCGCAGGTGGAGCTGTTCTAGTCGCGGCCGAGTGACGTTTTTGGGCAGCGGACTGACGCCATACGGTCAGATTGTGACGATCGGCGGCATTGGAAATGCCATCATCATGCTATATTGCCGCGCCTGAACCCTCTGACGACGACCCGCGATGAACCGCCATGACCCTGCCCGAATCGAATCCACGCCGCGCCGGACTGCCAGCCCGGAGGGCGCAGCCATGAGCAGGACGCAGGGTTTGCTGGCCGGCCTGGTCCGTTTCTTCACCCGCCGCCGGCGGCTGATCGGCACCGGCGCCCCGACCGAGGTCATGACCCGCCAGGCGCCGCGGCGCAAGCCGCAGGAACGCAGCCAGCGCGCCGACATCCCGCCGCGGCTGGCCCAGGTCGGCGTGCAGCGCTTCGACAAGGCGGCGATCCAGGCGATGCCCGATTTCGACGGCCTGCCGCCGACCGCGATCGAAGTCGTGCGCAGCCTGGATGCGGCGGCGGCGGCCTGCCGCGAGCTGACCGAGGCGGCGGTGGTCGGTTTCGACACCGAATCGAAGCCGACCTTCAACAAGGGCGAGCGCTCGCAGGGGCCGCATCTGGTGCAGTTGAGCACCGCGACGCGCGCCTACCTGTTCCCGCTGCAGGGCGGCCGCATGGCAGAGCCGTTGCGCGCGCTGCTGGCCTCGCCCGACGTGCGCAAGGTCGGCTTCGACCTGCGTTCGGACAAGCAGCAACTGGCCGACAACTACGGCCTGCGCTGCCAGGGCATCGAGGACCTGGTGCCGATGTTCCGCAAGGCCGGCTTCCGCAGCACGGTCGGCGCGGTGCAGGCGGTGGCGCTGCTGTTCGGCCGCTACTACCGCAAGTCCAAGAGCGCCAAGATGTCGAACTGGGCCGCGCCGGCGCTGAGCGAGAGCCAGAAGCGCTATGCCGCCAACGACGCCTACGTGGCGCTGCGGGTCTACCTGGCGCTGACCGCCCGCTAGGACATCGCCGCGATCGCGGCGTCGAAGAATCGATCGCCGCAAGGCGGCAAGCAAGGCCCACGCAGCAAGACCGCCCGGCATCTCGCCGGCCGGTTTCGCTGCGTGGGCCTTGGTTTTTGGGGTGGTCGGGTGACGAGTGACGGGCGGGCCTAGCGCGGATTCAGCAGGCGCCAGTCCGCCGTGCGCCGCTGGATGAAGCCCGATTCCTCGTAGGCGCGGCGCAGCAGGCCCTGGCGGCGCAGCACGGCCAGGCCGCGGTTGAGCAGCTCGCCGGCCTGGCGGTGCCCGGCGCTGCTGCGCGAGATCGGCAGGTGGCGGCTGCCGGGCAGGGCCAGCTTGACGCCGGGGATCGGCACCAGCCGGATGTCCTCGCTGAAGAGGCTGCCGTCGGGCGTGCCCTGGAACGGCGCGAGCAGGAAATCGACGCGGCCGGCCGCCACCATCCGCACCATCGACGGCCAGACCGGCACGTTCTCCAGCCTTCGCACGCCCAGTTCCGTCAGCACCGCCCAGTCGGCCGACCAGGCGCGGTTCGATACCGCGCGCAGCTTGCGCACCGCGGCCGGCGTGGTGCTGGCCAGCGCGGCGCGGTTGGTCGGCAGGGTGAACAGGCCGGCCTCGAACTGGCCGTCCTCGATCAGCGGATCGCTGACGTCGAGCGGCTTGCCGGCCAGGTCGTCGAGCCAGGCCGTGGTGCCGCCGATGTCGGCGTGGCCGATCTGCAGTTCGGCCAGGATGCGCTCGTAGGAATCGGCCGGGATCATCTCGATCGGGCCGCGGTAGCCGGCCGCGCGCAGCGCCTGCCAGGTCAGCAGCAGCTCGACCGTGTCGCGCCGGCTGTAGGGGCCGCCGTAGTCGCCGACCTGCTCGGGCATGCGCTCGCCCAGCAGCAGCTGGTAGTCGGCGATCACGTCGCTGGGCGCCACGATCACGATGGCGTTCGCCGCGGCCGCCGGCACGGGCTGGGCAGCGGCACCGCCGCTCGCCGCCGGGGTGCCCGCGGCCAGGCTCAGCACGGCCCAGGCGGCCAGCAGCAGCTGGGCGGCGAGGCGATGCGGGCGGCGGGCGGGCAGCGAGGACATGGATATATTCTAGGCAGGTCGGCGGCGTGGCCGCAGGCGAATCCAGCGGGTGCCGCCGCCATGCGTCGGCGGTCAGTTCCCGTTGCGGCCGCCGTCGGCGCCGAAGAATTCACGCATCAGGAAGGCCTCGAGCCCGGCGTTGTCCTCCAGCCGGGCCGACAGCACCACCACCCGGCCCAGCCGGTGCGAATCCCAATTGAAGTCGCCGCTGTAGTAGCGCCGGATCAGCTGGATCATGCGCTGCACGATGGCCAGGTCGATGTCGCCGCCCGGCGCGACCTCGACCTCGATCAGTTCGCGCCGCGAATTGCTGAAGCCGCCGGTCCAGCCGCGGAAGGTGAACTGCGCGGTGCGCGCGCCCTTGCTGACGATCTGGAACACGCCGCTGGCGCCGTCCTGCTGCAGGTTGCGCATGATCTTGGCGGTGCGGCTCTCGGCCGTCACCGCGGCCGGCGGCGGCGGTTCGGGCGCCAGGCCCAACTGGCGGTCGACCGCCGCGCGGCGTTCGCGTTCGGCTTCCATATAGGCGGCCAGGTCGCTGGCCGGCGGCTTGGCCACCGGCGCCGGCGTCGGTTCGGCGGGCTTGACGGTGATGCTGCGCTGCGGGTGCGGCACCGGCTCGGCCGGATGGATCGCCCGCGGGTTGGCCGGCTGGCGCGGCTGCGGCGCCGGCCGCGGCCTAGGCTTCTCGGCCTTTTCCTGCTTGCTCGGCAGGTCGAGCAGGGTCAGCGGGCTCAGGTTCACCTCGACCTCGTTGCGGCGCGGCAAGGGCTGGCCGTTGTTCAGGTTGGGCCGGGTGAGGGGGATGAACAGCAGCAGGTGTACCAGCAGCACGACGCCGGCGCCGACCAGGCTGCGCTGGCGGATGGTGATGACCGGTTCGACCCGCCGCCAGTGCGGCAGCCGCCAGGGCAGGACGGGCGGGCGGGGTCGGCGGTGAGGCTCTGCATGGGGATGTCGTTCCATCGCGTCGCGGGTGCGCCGCGGGCCGGCCCGGCGGTGCCGGACCAGGCAATCGGAGCGGGGAGGGGGGAATAAGTTTCGCTCACGGCGGCGGTCGGGCTGGCGGGTCGGTGCGGATGGACGAGGCGCGGTATTTTGCACTGCGCCATGCCGGCCTGGATAGGCGAGCGGGGCGCCGGAGCCGGTCATTTACACTCGGTTTACATCTGGCCGTTCGGAAACTCCGAACAATTGCGCTGGCGCGCGTCAGCGCGGTTCCTCCGCGGCGGCCAGGACGGACGAGGGGGATAAATCCGTAAGGAATCACTCGAGTACCGCTGTAGGTTGGCGCCCGGCTTTGCCGGGTGCGAGCCGATCGTCGAAATCCTGATTTGTTCGACGATTCCTTTGGTGTCCGCCCGGCCAGCTTCTACGATCAAGCCGGGCCGGCGCACCGACCGGCGCGAACGACGAGACGAACCCCACGGAGGAAACCCCCATGACCCAGCGATTCGGGTTGGCCGCCTGCCTGGCCGCCGCGCTGCTCGGCGCCGCCGCCACGGCGCAGGCGGACGAGCGCGGCAAGGCGCAGCAGCGGCGCGACTACCAGGCCACCCGCGCCTATTACGCCCGGCTGATCGCCGGCACGCCGCAACTGGCCGAACTGACCCTGTTCACCACCCGGCTGCCCAAGGGCGGCGACATCCACCACCACTACACCGGCGCGCTCTACGTCGAGACCTACCTCGACTGGGTCGACAAGCAGGGCTTCTGCGTCTACCGCGCCACGCTGCGCATCGAAACCAGGCCGCCGGCCGGCGAGCCGGGCAAGGACTGCCTGACGGCCGCCGCGGTGCGCGCCGACAACGCGCTCTACCGCAACGTGCTCAAGCGCTGGTCGGACAAGGATTTCGACAACCACTACCACGAGCAGCCGGCGCCCGATCAGCAGTTCTTCGACACCTTCGGCTATTTCGGCCCGGCCGCCGGCTA is a genomic window of Chitinimonas koreensis containing:
- a CDS encoding 3'-5' exonuclease produces the protein MSRTQGLLAGLVRFFTRRRRLIGTGAPTEVMTRQAPRRKPQERSQRADIPPRLAQVGVQRFDKAAIQAMPDFDGLPPTAIEVVRSLDAAAAACRELTEAAVVGFDTESKPTFNKGERSQGPHLVQLSTATRAYLFPLQGGRMAEPLRALLASPDVRKVGFDLRSDKQQLADNYGLRCQGIEDLVPMFRKAGFRSTVGAVQAVALLFGRYYRKSKSAKMSNWAAPALSESQKRYAANDAYVALRVYLALTAR
- the cheD gene encoding chemoreceptor glutamine deamidase CheD: MARRLNEGSEGRPNAYFDHRFHMEAVKLLPAQYYATPRDVMIVTVLGSCVSVCLRDPVAGVGGMNHFMLPASQDDGLLSQSARYGVHAMELLVNQLMKLGARRERFEAKVFGAGNVIPAMTSLRVGQRNADFVLDYLRTERIALLAQDLLDDYARKLHYFPHSGRVLMRRLTKFNNDTLIAREIAYSRQLQDQRPGGDVDLF
- a CDS encoding type III PLP-dependent enzyme, yielding MTRFDPAREPQPDFDAVRARVARGYDGPLLLADRAVLREKVRRFKAAMPRVQPHYAVKCNPDPAVLRILREEGCGFEIASPAELALCRELGVPAAELYFSNPMRARAAVMEAAAAGVRWYVVDSVSELRKVHEVAPQASFYLRLHTSNEGSVSPLSEKFGVFEEEVEAIVDEALRLGADLCGATFHAGSQCLNPANWRSGIEAALALFETLRGRGLAPRLLNLGGGFPVEHRDPVPSIGHIGEVINAALAAVPDSIRVMAEPGRFLVSDSAYLVCRVIGTTVRRGQRWAYLDAGVFNGLLETTTGIDYDMRSDRRGDIVPWVVAGPTCDSMDICARSQPLPDDLREGDFIYVRNAGAYSQACGSTFNGFALPQVELF
- a CDS encoding NAD(P)/FAD-dependent oxidoreductase, with translation MFEQARDYPDSYYAASSREAQQRRPALEGEREVDVAIVGAGFTGLYTALNLAEAGHSVAIVESSRVGWGASGRNGGQIILGFSCDMPPFEAALGLDGAREVWRLVREAAAEIRRRIAEQAIDCDLAGGHLWTSVLPRRVQLLTDWQEEAARKWGYDALRFIGRDELRGHIESDRYQAALLDPEGGHLHPLKYVLGLAHAAESLGVRIYEDSKAVRYVERPDGVTVETAQGRLHAHKLVLACNAYVDRLAPALQARVLPVGTYIIATEPLSAERARALLPSNRAVTDNQFILDYFRLSADRRLLFGGKCTYTGRTPRNLAEGMRRDMLKVFPQLADLRIAHCWGGHIDITLPRTPDFGRAGPVYWAQGFSGHGIVPTCVAGRVLAEAIRGDETHLALFTALRNPPFPGGETVGALLQVLGMSWYRLRDYF